The proteins below are encoded in one region of Hordeum vulgare subsp. vulgare chromosome 3H, MorexV3_pseudomolecules_assembly, whole genome shotgun sequence:
- the LOC123445254 gene encoding protein THYLAKOID RHODANESE-LIKE, chloroplastic has translation MAAIVSSAAPTKLTPPRARRPKHARRTRRLPLGGPAAGLFATLGLNGGSAALAAPLSYEEMLRLSSDTAGGGGDGFSLPDLGLGGLVDFVAQNPLVVAAGFAVVAVPFVVSQVLGGSPKPYETVSVKAAYRRLLEEPDAQLVDIRPLKDAREVGSPDISEAKKKAVAVPYDGEDKNGFLKKLALRFKDPENATLIILDKFDGNSELVAELVTSNGYKGAFAVKDGAEGPRGWQSSDLPWTAPKKGFSLDFGELFGDGSQGLPVTIGLAAATGLGILAYTEIETVLQFLGSAAIVQVVASKLVYAEDRKKTLQQIDDFFNKKIAPKELVDEIKEIGQALLPSSGEAKSQPATAAVPAAATATAAPAAAPAAPAAATATAALVAEPAAPAAEASTESPPETATSRPLSPFANYPDLKPPASPSPPASEGKTEVKADVAVTESPPVEVNSAPVAEAVEESLPPAKPRPLSPYANYPDLKPPASPSPSPP, from the exons ATGGCCGCCATCGTCTCTTCTGCCGCGCCAACGAAGCTGACTCCTCCGCGCGCCCGGAGGCCCAAACATGCGCGCAGGACTAGGCGCCTCCCCCTTGGAGGCCCCGCGGCGGGCCTCTTCGCCACGCTCGGATTGAATGGCGGCAGCGCCGCTCTCGCCGCTCCTCTCTCCTACGAGGAGATGCTGCGGCTCTCATCCGACACCGCCGGTGGTGGGGGTGACGGGTTCTCCCTCCCAGACCTCGGCCTCGGCGGGTTGGTGGACTTCGTCGCGCAGAACCCGCTCGTCGTCGCCGCGGGCTTCGCCGTGGTCGCCGTGCCGTTTGTCGTTTCCCAGGTTCTTGGCGGCTCCCCCAAGCCGTACGAAACCGTGTCCGTGAAAGCCGCGTACCGGAGGCTTCTGGAGGAGCCTGACGCGCAGCTCGTCGACATCAGGCCGCTCAAGGACGCCCGGGAGGTCGGCTCGCCGGACATCTCGGAGGCCAAGAAGAAGGCGGTGGCCGTGCCCTACGACGGCGAGGACAAGAACGGTTTCTTGAAGAAGCTTGCGCTGAGGTTTAAGGACCCGGAGAACGCCACATTGATCATTCTTGACAA GTTTGATGGGAACTCTGAACTAGTTGCTGAGCTTGTCACATCCAatggctataaaggtgctttTGCGGTAAAGGATGGTGCGGAAGGACCTCGGGGATGGCAG AGCAGTGATCTTCCCTGGACTGCTCCCAAGAAGGGATTCAGTTTGGACTTCGGTGAGCTATTTGGG GATGGTTCTCAAGGTTTGCCTGTCACAATTGGTCTTGCTGCAGCTACTGGTTTGGGAATACTTGCCTACACAGAG ATAGAAACCGTGCTGCAGTTTCTGGGTTCAGCTGCCATTGTCCAGGTTGTGGCAAGCAAGCTCGTCTATGCCGAG GACCGAAAGAAGACCCTTCAACAGATTGATGACTTCTTTAACAAGAAGATTGCACCAAAGGAGCTTGTTGATGAAATTAAG GAAATCGGGCAGGCTCTCCTGCCTTCATCTGGTGAAGCTAAGAGCCAACCAGCAACAGCGGCAGTGCCAGCTGCTGCCACGGCAACTGCTGcaccagcagcagcaccagcagcccCAGCTGCTGCCACGGCAACTGCTGCACTAGTAGCAGAACCAGCAGCCCCAGCTGCAGAAGCCAGCACAGAATCGCCTCCTGAAACGGCAACATCAAGACCCCTGTCACCATTTGCAAAT TATCCAGATCTCAAACCACCGGCCAGCCCTTCCCCACCAGCTTCAGAGGGTAAAACCGAGGTGAAGGCTGATGTCGCAGTAACCGAATCGCCACCGGTGGAAGTTAACTCAGCACCGGTAGCAGAAGCCGTCGAAGAATCATTGCCTCCTGCGAAGCCCAGACCTCTTTCGCCATATGCGAAC TATCCAGATCTCAAACCGCCGGCCTCTCCTTCGCCTTCGCCGCCTTAG